The following nucleotide sequence is from Staphylococcus chromogenes.
GTGTAAGTCATGTATATAACTTTGACATCCCTCAAGATACTGAAAGTTATACGCACCGTATTGGACGTACAGGTCGTGCAGGTAAACAAGGAATGGCCGTGACATTTGTGAATCCAATTGAAATGGATTATATTCGTCAAATTGAACAAGCCAACCATCGCCAAATGCGTGCATTACGTCCTCCACATCGCAAAGAAGTCTTACGTGCACGTGAAGAAGAAATTAAATCTAAAGTTGAAAACTGGATGGCTGTGACAAAAGAACCACGTGTTGAAAGTATCGCCAAACAGTTACTTGAAGAGTACGATCAAACGGACTTAGTGACAGCACTTCTTCAAGAATTAGTAGAATCTAATGATGAAGTTGAAGTTCAATTGACTTTTGAAAAACCACTTGCACGAAAAAATCGTCAACCTAAAGGTAATCGTAAAGGCGGCGGTAAACGTCATTCAAAATCACGTCGTGGTAATAAACCTAACTTTAATAAAAAAGGCAATGGCTTTAAAGACAAGCGCGAAAATAAAGTGAAAAAAGGGCGCACTTTCGCTGATCATCAAAAATAATTTATAATGCATATTTTTAGGACAATGCTATCCTACAAATTTAACGATTTGTAGTGTATAGGTATTGTCCTTTTTTTCTATCATAGAAACATTTAATAATGGGGATTAACTCATATCATCGTCGAGATACGTGCATAGAGTTGATTGATTTTTTACATATTTTATTATTGAAAGATACGATACACTAGGAATGTTATATCTACGAGGCAATATGCTATAATCGTTATAAAATGTTAAAACAAAAGGAGAAACTAAAGGCATGCTTAATCGGATGGAAAAAGGGCCTAAACAATACAAAACATATTTAATTCAAAATCAGATAATACAACTTTGTATCGATGGATGTTTTATAGGCTTAGTGTTATATGGAATGCATTTTTTTGACGTTGCCAAAGGGTGGCGATTTGCATTGTATGGTTTACTTGTTATAGATATTATCTTACGTTTAATACGTCCTTATCTGATATATTCGTTTTACGCTTACCAAATTGTTAACGATACAATCGTGATACAGCGAGGAATATGGTTTCGAAAATATGAAGCGGTAAAAATTGAACGTATTCAGTTCTTAGAATCGCATTTCAATCCTTTATCTCGATATCATCATTTATCACAAATAAAAGTTGTGACAGCCGGACACGAAATAGTATTACCATACTTAAATCATCAGCAGTCTGAAAAAATTGAAAGGTATTGTTTGGCACGCTTAGAAAGAGGTGAAGCAGATGTATAACCCTCAGAAATTACATCCGATTTCCTATATTTCAGGCTTAATTGAAGCAATTAAACAAAATATCATTTTAGTTATTATTTTTGTGTTTTTCCAAATGCGCCAATTCGATTGGTCTAATCCATGGAGTTATCTCTCTCCAGGAATTTTTACAGCGATCTTTCTCATCAGTTTTATAGCAAATCTTCTACGGGTCTATAAAACACGGTACTGGATTGAAGGTCAATATTTTATTATGACTTCCGGTGTTTTTAACTTAGAAAGGAAAGAATTGCATATTCGTCGCATCCAATCGATGGACACGACGCAGTCGATGGTTAACCGTTTATTTGGGGGTGTCAATTTACAAATCCGTACGCCAAGTGATGGCATTGAATTAAACACCATTACGCGCGAACAAAGTGAATATATTCGGGAAGCTGTAGAAAAAATAAAAACGACACTTACGAATGGAAATAATGAGAATGAAGACGAAGCGGGCGCTCCAACAAAAGATACAGAATCAGTACAAGAAATGTTATACGATTTGTCTCCTAAAAATTTATTGTTAATGTCGATGACAAGTGGTGCAATACTTGTAGCCTTCGTAACACTTGCGCCGATTGTTAGCGCGCTTCAAAATATTATTAATTGGTCATGGTTGTTTGGGAGCGTCGACCAGATTATCAAAAATCAAGTTATGGCTACTTTTCTGTCGTTTATCGTGATTTTATTGTTCTGTTACATCTTTGGTGTGCTACTCACAATTATTAAATATTACGGCTATAAGTTACGTCGAAAAGGGGATTATTTACATATACAATATGGTTTATTAAATATTCGACATATTACAGTGCCTATAACGAGAGTGCAAGCCGTGGTGGAAAATCGTTCCTTTTTACGTACATTATTTGGCTATACCTCATTTTCATTCATCATTACGAGCGATCAAAATCTTAAAAATGAGGATTATACGAATGGGAAAGTGATGATTTTACCATTTATAAAGAAAAATGAAGCTCAGCTGATTATCACAGACCTTGTGCCTCATATCATGTTTCACCAAATTAAGACAGGATTACCTTGGCGCGGTTTTCATCGACGATTTTGGATCATAAGTGTGGCCTTGCTTATCGTTGCAGCTTGTGTGCATTATTTTTATAGTGCATGGGTTTGGCTGCCCGTTCTTTTAGTGATTGCATACTTAGTGATGCATAGTTTTCTTGCCATAAAACATGCGGGAGCAGCGATAAAAGGCGAGCAAATCGGTGTGAAGCAGTTAACCCTCTTTGGTTTTCAAACAACCTATTTAAGCCGAGAAAAAGTCATTGGTTATCGTGAGTCGGCTCATCCCCTTATGTTGCGGGGAGAACTCAGTCATTTTTATTTTTTTGTGGCTAAAGGAATGACTTATGAAGCGATAGGTCTTCGTTTTGAGGATATTAAAAATGTATCCTCTTATCGTGAATGGTATTTGAAGGAGGAGACGTTATGAATAGGATGCATCAAGATGGACTCAAAGTTTTACGTATAAAAGGAATCATATATTCACTCATCCTCATCCTCATATTTATAGGTGAAATGGTTGCTGCCTATTTTTTTGAATGGCCTAATCAAATGACTTTAGGAATCATCAGTGTCGTTTTAATTGTTCTGATACCTTTAGTATTTGTATTTCTTATACCTAAATATCGATATGCTCATTTTAAATACCAGTATGATACGTACGGCGTCTTTATTCAAAATGGAATATGCTTTATTAAGCAATATCGTGTACCTTTATACCGTGTTCAAAATATAGAAATTGAAGAAGGCTGGTTGATGCGGCGCTTTCATCTTGCAAACATCGAACTTTCCACAGCAGGAGGTAATGTGTCTATCGAATTAATTCATAAAACTCAAGCGCAAAAATTAAACGTTTTTGTCAAACAACATGGTATGATGGAAACGTATGATGCGTCTGAAGAAAATGAAAATCCTAATGATGAAAATGAGGCCAAAATATGATTTATGGTATTGGAATAGATTTAGTAGAGATTGCTCGTATCAAGCATGTATTAGAGCGACAAGCGCGTTTTCCTGAACGTATTCTCTCAGTCAAAGAACTCGAAAAATTTCATACATTCAAAAGTGAACAACGTAAACTTGAATTTTTAGCGGGAAGGTTTGCTTGTAAAGAGGCGTTGAGTAAGGCTTTAGGGACTGGACTCGGGAGAGAGCTCGCATTTAAAGATATTCATTGTGACAATGATGCACAAGGAAAACCTGTGATTGAGTTTAAAGATTATAAAATTCACGTCTCCATTTCTCATACGGAACATTATGCGACAAGTCAGGTCGTGATTGAGTATTAATCCGTCGTTCAAAAATGGTATGATGTAATTTGAAAGAAAGACCGTATAAAGATAGAATAAAATGATTAAAAAGTCATTGGAGAGCTATCTTGATTATTTTAGGAAGGTGACAGTTATGTCAGAAAAATATTATCGTGCAACCGAACTTACAATCGATTTAGAGGCGATTACAAATAATTACCACGCATTATCACGCTTACAACCGAATAAGTTAATCATGCCAGTCGTGAAAGCGAATGCTTATGGGCTCGGAAGCATTCAGATTGCAACACATTTAAGGCAATTAGGTGCTGAATTTTTTTGCGTGGCCACACTTGATGAAGCCATCGAACTTCGAATGCATGGTATCAAAGAAAAAATACTTATTTTATCGAGCGTTCCCCCTCATGCAATCAATAAAGCAATTCAACATCGTGTGGCGATAGGTGTTCCCTCAAAAGAATGGCTTGAAGCAGCCATTTCAAACATTGATGACGACGCAGAAAAAATAGCATGGGTACACATCAAATTAGACACGGGGATGAATCGTTTAGGTATTAAAGACGAAGCAACATATCATGAAGTTATAGAAATGATTGAACAGCATCCGAACCTCGAATTTGAAGGTGTTTTTTCTCATTTTTCTTCAGCTGATGAAGATAATGACACTTCAAAAAAACAATATGAACGATTTAAAACGCTCGTAGAAAGTACATACCGCCCTAAATATATTCATATTCAAAATTCAGCTGGGGCACTACGTTTTGATCCATCGATTTGTAATGCTTTTCGACCTGGGATTTCATTATTTGGGTATTTTCCTTCTGAATTTATTGAAGAAAAAGCGACTGCACAGCTTTCGCCTTCAGTAGAATGGACGACGGGAATTACACAAGTTAAACATCTAGAAGCCGGTGAATCTATAGGATACGGAGAAACATTTACTGCGAATGAACCGATGACCATCGCATTATTACCTGTAGGCTATGCAGATGGCTTTTTACGTAATATGCAAGGGGGTTATGTAAAATTAAATGAATATCAATGTGAAATCGTCGGGCGTGTGAGCATGGACCAAGTAGCGATACGTGTCCCAAATCAAGCACGTATTGGTGACGTAGTAACATTGATAGAAGCAAAGGCAAACACACCTCAATCTGTCGAAGCCTTAGCGCAACAACAAAATACGATTAATTATGAAGTTTTATGCAATATTAGTCGACGCGTGGCTAGAGTTTACAAATATCAACAATTGAGTGAAATATCCAACGAATTATTAAAATAGTATGGTTAAGATATAGGATTTTTGTTATCATGTAATAGAATCGATGAAAATTTTATCTGTTGTATTGATATGGAGGTCCTACTTATGTCAGCATTCAATCAAACAAGAGTGAAAAGTTTAGAGCAATCTTTGAAAGAGGGGTATGTTCAGATGGCAGATTTAAATCTCTCCCTAGCAACAGAAGCATACTTTGTCGAATGTGAAGCATGTGATTGCAACGAATCACACTTACTTTCTAACCACAAGGATGACTAAATGAAGCGTGGCGATGTTTATTTAGCGGATTTATCACCAGTACAAGGGTCAGAGCAAGGGGGAGTCAGACCTGTCGTTATTATTCAAAATGATACTGGTAATAAATACAGTCCGACCGTGATTGTTGCAGCGATTACAGGTCGCATCAATAAAGCGAAAATTCCAACGCATGTCGAAATTGATAAGAAAAAATATAAACTCGACAAAGATTCTGTTATTTTGTTAGAACAAATTAGAACAGTCGATAAAAAGAGGCTTAAAGAAAAGCTCACCTTTCTTTCTGATAAAAAGATGAAAG
It contains:
- a CDS encoding PH domain-containing protein, which produces MLNRMEKGPKQYKTYLIQNQIIQLCIDGCFIGLVLYGMHFFDVAKGWRFALYGLLVIDIILRLIRPYLIYSFYAYQIVNDTIVIQRGIWFRKYEAVKIERIQFLESHFNPLSRYHHLSQIKVVTAGHEIVLPYLNHQQSEKIERYCLARLERGEADV
- a CDS encoding PH domain-containing protein; the protein is MYNPQKLHPISYISGLIEAIKQNIILVIIFVFFQMRQFDWSNPWSYLSPGIFTAIFLISFIANLLRVYKTRYWIEGQYFIMTSGVFNLERKELHIRRIQSMDTTQSMVNRLFGGVNLQIRTPSDGIELNTITREQSEYIREAVEKIKTTLTNGNNENEDEAGAPTKDTESVQEMLYDLSPKNLLLMSMTSGAILVAFVTLAPIVSALQNIINWSWLFGSVDQIIKNQVMATFLSFIVILLFCYIFGVLLTIIKYYGYKLRRKGDYLHIQYGLLNIRHITVPITRVQAVVENRSFLRTLFGYTSFSFIITSDQNLKNEDYTNGKVMILPFIKKNEAQLIITDLVPHIMFHQIKTGLPWRGFHRRFWIISVALLIVAACVHYFYSAWVWLPVLLVIAYLVMHSFLAIKHAGAAIKGEQIGVKQLTLFGFQTTYLSREKVIGYRESAHPLMLRGELSHFYFFVAKGMTYEAIGLRFEDIKNVSSYREWYLKEETL
- a CDS encoding PH domain-containing protein, with amino-acid sequence MNRMHQDGLKVLRIKGIIYSLILILIFIGEMVAAYFFEWPNQMTLGIISVVLIVLIPLVFVFLIPKYRYAHFKYQYDTYGVFIQNGICFIKQYRVPLYRVQNIEIEEGWLMRRFHLANIELSTAGGNVSIELIHKTQAQKLNVFVKQHGMMETYDASEENENPNDENEAKI
- the acpS gene encoding holo-ACP synthase, translated to MIYGIGIDLVEIARIKHVLERQARFPERILSVKELEKFHTFKSEQRKLEFLAGRFACKEALSKALGTGLGRELAFKDIHCDNDAQGKPVIEFKDYKIHVSISHTEHYATSQVVIEY
- the alr gene encoding alanine racemase; translated protein: MSEKYYRATELTIDLEAITNNYHALSRLQPNKLIMPVVKANAYGLGSIQIATHLRQLGAEFFCVATLDEAIELRMHGIKEKILILSSVPPHAINKAIQHRVAIGVPSKEWLEAAISNIDDDAEKIAWVHIKLDTGMNRLGIKDEATYHEVIEMIEQHPNLEFEGVFSHFSSADEDNDTSKKQYERFKTLVESTYRPKYIHIQNSAGALRFDPSICNAFRPGISLFGYFPSEFIEEKATAQLSPSVEWTTGITQVKHLEAGESIGYGETFTANEPMTIALLPVGYADGFLRNMQGGYVKLNEYQCEIVGRVSMDQVAIRVPNQARIGDVVTLIEAKANTPQSVEALAQQQNTINYEVLCNISRRVARVYKYQQLSEISNELLK
- the mazE gene encoding type II toxin-antitoxin system antitoxin MazE, with the protein product MSAFNQTRVKSLEQSLKEGYVQMADLNLSLATEAYFVECEACDCNESHLLSNHKDD
- a CDS encoding type II toxin-antitoxin system PemK/MazF family toxin; this encodes MKRGDVYLADLSPVQGSEQGGVRPVVIIQNDTGNKYSPTVIVAAITGRINKAKIPTHVEIDKKKYKLDKDSVILLEQIRTVDKKRLKEKLTFLSDKKMKEVNAALGISLGLHMNQHK